The following coding sequences lie in one Rutidosis leptorrhynchoides isolate AG116_Rl617_1_P2 chromosome 4, CSIRO_AGI_Rlap_v1, whole genome shotgun sequence genomic window:
- the LOC139839878 gene encoding vanillin synthase-like isoform X1, with protein MAAMSVLLVVMMIIACAVGADSAGIGSIFSDENPIRQVVSDDLRELETRVLQVIGQTRHALTFARFAHRFGKKYESSDEMKRRYSIFVSSLDKIKSHNNKGLSYTLGVNEFADMSWEEFGKQKLGAAQHCSATKKGNHILTDAILPLTQDWRKVGIVSPVKNQGSCGSCWTFSTTGALEAAYAQAYGKSVSLSEQQLVDCAGDFNNYGCNGGLPSQAYEYIKYNGGLDSEEAYPYTGVDGVCKYSSENAAVRVLDAVNITMGAEDELKHAVGVVRPVSVAFQVIDNFRLYTGGVFTSDVCGSDPMDVNHAVVAVGYGVEDGVPYWLIKNSWGADWGLNGYFKMEMGKNMCGMVPLPSLILSIYLSITMIINQHLGYHLFFKLTLSLYPNYIFNQYEYNIF; from the exons atggCGGCTATGTCAGTCCTGTTAGTTGTTATGATGATCATCGCGTGTGCCGTGGGAGCAGATAGCGCTGGGATCGGATCCATCTTCTCCGACGAGAATCCGATTAGACAAGTTGTTTCTGATGATTTACGAGAATTAGAGACACGCGTTCTTCAAGTGATTGGTCAAACTCGTCATGCTCTTACCTTTGCTAGATTCGCTCACAG GTTCGGAAAGAAATACGAGAGTAGCGATGAGATGAAACGGAGGTACTCGATTTTTGTTTCAAGTTTGGACAAGATCAAATCGCATAATAACAAGGGCCTCTCGTATACTCTTGGAGTcaacg AGTTTGCTGATATGTCATGGGAAGAATTTGGTAAACAAAAACTGGGTGCTGCGCAACACTGTTCCGCTACCAAAAAGGGCAATCACATACTCACTGATGCCATCCTTCCTCTCACG CAAGATTGGAGGAAAGTAGGAATTGTGAGCCCAGTGAAGAATCAAGGATCCTGTGGATCTTGTTGGACATTCAG CACGACTGGAGCTCTTGAGGCTGCTTATGCTCAGGCGTATGGGAAGTCAGTATCTCTGTCTGAACAACAACTAGTTGACTGTGCTGGAGATTTTAATAACTATGGTTGCAACGGTGGGTTGCCTTCCCAAGCATATGAATACATCAAATACAATGGTGGACTTGACTCTGAGGAAGCTTATCCTTACACCGGAGTCGATGGTGTTTGCAAATATTCTTCTGAGAATGCTGCAGTTCGTGTCCTTGATGCAGTTAACATCACCatg ggtgCTGAGGATGAATTAAAGCATGCAGTAGGTGTTGTTCGTCCAGTGAGTGTAGCGTTTCAGGTTATTGATAACTTCAGACTTTACACTGGAGGAGTTTTCACTAGTGATGTCTGTGGCAGTGATCCGATG GATGTGAATCATGCGGTTGTTGCTGTTGGATATGGTGTTGAAGATGGTGTCCCATACTGGCTTATCAAGAACTCATGGGGAGCCGATTGGGGTTTGAATGGATACTTCAAGATGGAGATGGGCAAAAACATGTGTGGTATGGTCCCCCTCCCCTCTCtcattctatctatctatctat CTATCACCATGATCATCAATCAGCACCTTGGTTATCATCTTTTTTTCAAATTGACGTTATCACTGTACCCAAATTACATCTTTAACCAATACGAGTACAACATTTTCTAA
- the LOC139839878 gene encoding vanillin synthase-like isoform X2, with protein MAAMSVLLVVMMIIACAVGADSAGIGSIFSDENPIRQVVSDDLRELETRVLQVIGQTRHALTFARFAHRFGKKYESSDEMKRRYSIFVSSLDKIKSHNNKGLSYTLGVNEFADMSWEEFGKQKLGAAQHCSATKKGNHILTDAILPLTQDWRKVGIVSPVKNQGSCGSCWTFSTTGALEAAYAQAYGKSVSLSEQQLVDCAGDFNNYGCNGGLPSQAYEYIKYNGGLDSEEAYPYTGVDGVCKYSSENAAVRVLDAVNITMGAEDELKHAVGVVRPVSVAFQVIDNFRLYTGGVFTSDVCGSDPMDVNHAVVAVGYGVEDGVPYWLIKNSWGADWGLNGYFKMEMGKNMCGVATCASYPIVA; from the exons atggCGGCTATGTCAGTCCTGTTAGTTGTTATGATGATCATCGCGTGTGCCGTGGGAGCAGATAGCGCTGGGATCGGATCCATCTTCTCCGACGAGAATCCGATTAGACAAGTTGTTTCTGATGATTTACGAGAATTAGAGACACGCGTTCTTCAAGTGATTGGTCAAACTCGTCATGCTCTTACCTTTGCTAGATTCGCTCACAG GTTCGGAAAGAAATACGAGAGTAGCGATGAGATGAAACGGAGGTACTCGATTTTTGTTTCAAGTTTGGACAAGATCAAATCGCATAATAACAAGGGCCTCTCGTATACTCTTGGAGTcaacg AGTTTGCTGATATGTCATGGGAAGAATTTGGTAAACAAAAACTGGGTGCTGCGCAACACTGTTCCGCTACCAAAAAGGGCAATCACATACTCACTGATGCCATCCTTCCTCTCACG CAAGATTGGAGGAAAGTAGGAATTGTGAGCCCAGTGAAGAATCAAGGATCCTGTGGATCTTGTTGGACATTCAG CACGACTGGAGCTCTTGAGGCTGCTTATGCTCAGGCGTATGGGAAGTCAGTATCTCTGTCTGAACAACAACTAGTTGACTGTGCTGGAGATTTTAATAACTATGGTTGCAACGGTGGGTTGCCTTCCCAAGCATATGAATACATCAAATACAATGGTGGACTTGACTCTGAGGAAGCTTATCCTTACACCGGAGTCGATGGTGTTTGCAAATATTCTTCTGAGAATGCTGCAGTTCGTGTCCTTGATGCAGTTAACATCACCatg ggtgCTGAGGATGAATTAAAGCATGCAGTAGGTGTTGTTCGTCCAGTGAGTGTAGCGTTTCAGGTTATTGATAACTTCAGACTTTACACTGGAGGAGTTTTCACTAGTGATGTCTGTGGCAGTGATCCGATG GATGTGAATCATGCGGTTGTTGCTGTTGGATATGGTGTTGAAGATGGTGTCCCATACTGGCTTATCAAGAACTCATGGGGAGCCGATTGGGGTTTGAATGGATACTTCAAGATGGAGATGGGCAAAAACATGTGTG GTGTTGCAACTTGTGCATCTTACCCTATTGTTGCCTAG